The Bos indicus x Bos taurus breed Angus x Brahman F1 hybrid chromosome 3, Bos_hybrid_MaternalHap_v2.0, whole genome shotgun sequence genome includes a window with the following:
- the LRRC8B gene encoding volume-regulated anion channel subunit LRRC8B, translating into MITLTELKCLADAQSCYHILKPWWDVFWYYITLIMLLVAVLAGALQLTQSRVLCCLPCKVEFDNHCAVPWDILKASVNASSDAGMPLPLPLRIQNDLHRQQYSYIDAVCYEKQLHWFAKFFPYLVLLHTLIFAACSNFWLHYPSTSSRLEHFVAILHKCFDSPWTTRALSETVAEQSVRPLTLSKSKVLLSSSGCSAGDVDSNKQSLPYPQPGLESAGIESPTSSVLDKKEGEQAKAIFEKVKRFRLHVEQKDIIYRVYLKQIIVKVILFVLIITYVPYFLTYITLEIDCSVDVQAFTGYKRYQCVYSLAEIFKVLASFYVILVILYGLTSSYSLWWMLRSSLKQYSFEALREKSNYSDIPDVKNDFAFILHLADQYDPLYSKRFSIFLSEVSENKLKQINLNNEWTVEKLKSKLVKNAQDKVELHLFMLNGLPDNVFELTEIEVLSLELIPEVKLPSAISQLVSLKELHVYHSSLVVDHPALAFLEENLKILRLKFTEMGKIPRWVFHLKNLKELYLSGCVLPEQVNTMQLEGFQDLKNLRTLYLKSSLSRIPQVITDLLPSLQKLSLDNEGSKLVVLNNLKKMVNLKSLELISCDLERIPHSIFSLNNLHELDLRENNLKTVEEIISFQHLQNLSCLKLWHNNIAYIPAQIGALSNLEQLSLDHNNIENLPLQLFLCTKLHYLDLSYNHLTFIPEEIQYLSNLQYFAVTNNNIEMLPDGLFQCKKLQCLLLGKNSLMSLSPHVGELSNLTHLELIGNYLETLPPELEGCQSLKRSCLIVEENLLNTLPPPVTERLQTCLDKC; encoded by the exons ATGATTACACTAACAGAGCTAAAATGTCTAGCAGACGCCCAGTCATGTTATCACATCCTGAAGCCGTGGTGGGACGTCTTTTGGTATTACATCACCCTGATCATGCTGCTGGTGGCCGTGCTGGCTGGAGCCCTCCAGCTGACACAGAGCAGGGTTCTGTGCTGTCTTCCCTGTAAGGTGGAATTTGACAATCACTGCGCCGTGCCTTGGGACATCCTGAAAGCCAGCGTGAACGCATCCTCCGATGCCGGGATGCCACTTCCGCTGCCCCTCAGAATCCAGAACGACCTCCACCGACAGCAGTACTCCTACATTGACGCCGTCTGTTACGAGAAGCAGCTCCACTGGTTTGCCAAGTTCTTCCCCTACTTGGTGCTCTTGCATACGCTCATCTTTGCAGCCTGCAGCAACTTCTGGCTTCACTACCCCAGCACCAGTTCCAGGCTCGAGCATTTTGTGGCCATCCTGCACAAGTGCTTCGATTCTCCGTGGACCACCCGCGCCCTGTCAGAGACGGTGGCTGAGCAGTCAGTGAGGCCCCTGACCCTCTCCAAATCCAAGGTTCTGCTCTCATCCTCAGGGTGCTCAGCCGGCGACGTGGATTCCAACAAGCAGTCATTGCCCTACCCACAGCCTGGCTTAGAGTCAGCTGGCATAGAAAGCCCGACCTCTAGCGTCCTGGACAAAAAGGAGGGCGAACAGGCCAAAGCCAtctttgaaaaagtgaaaaggtTCCGCCTGCACGTGGAGCAGAAGGACATCATCTACAGAGTGTACCTGAAACAGATCATAGTCAAAGTCATTTTGTTTGTCCTCATCATAACTTATGTTCCGTATTTTTTAACCTACATCACTCTGGAAATTGACTGTTCAGTGGATGTGCAGGCTTTTACTGGATACAAGCGCTACCAGTGTGTGTACTCCTTGGCAGAAATATTCAAGGTCCTGGCTTCGTTTTACGTCATCTTGGTTATACTTTATGGTCTCACCTCGTCTTACAGCTTGTGGTGGATGCTGCGGAGCTCTCTGAAGCAATATTCCTTTGAGGCACTGAGAGAAAAAAGCAACTATAGCGACATTCCAGATGTCAAGAACGACTTCGCCTTTATCCTCCATCTGGCTGATCAATATGACCCGCTTTACTCCAAACGCTTCTCCATATTCCTGTCAGAGGTCAGTGAGAACAAACTGAAACAGATCAACCTCAACAATGAATGGACGGTCGAGAAACTAAAAAGCAAGCTTGTGAAAAATGCCCAGGACAAGGTAGAACTGCACCTTTTCATGCTAAACGGTCTTCCTGACAATGTCTTCGAGCTGACGGAAATCGAAGTGCTAAGCCTGGAGCTGATCCCTGAGGTCAAGCTCCCCTCTGCGATCTCACAGCTGGTCAGCCTTAAGGAGCTCCATGTGTACCACTCATCCCTGGTGGTCGACCACCCTGCCCTGGCCTTTCTAGAGGAGAATTTAAAAATCCTCCGCCTGAAATTTACTGAAATGGGGAAAATCCCACGCTGGGTGTTTCACCTGAAGAATCTCAAGGAGCTTTACCTGTCAGGCTGTGTGCTGCCTGAACAGGTAAACACCATGCAGCTGGAGGGCTTTCAGGACCTGAAAAACCTGAGGACCCTCTACTTGAAGAGCAGCCTCTCCCGGATCCCACAGGTTATCACGGATCTCCTGCCTTCACTGCAGAAGTTGTCCCTTGATAACGAGGGGAGCAAGCTGGTTGTATTGAACAACCTGAAAAAGATGGTCAATCTGAAAAGCCTGGAGCTGATCAGCTGCGACCTGGAACGTATTCCACACTCCATTTTCAGTCTGAACAATTTGCATGAGTTAGACCTCAGAGAAAATAACCTTAAAACTGTGGAAGAGATCATTAGCTTTCAGCACCTCCAGAATCTTTCCTGCTTAAAGTTGTGGCACAATAACATTGCTTATATTCCAGCCCAGATCGGGGCGTTGTCTAATCTAGAGCAGCTCTCTTTGGACCATAATAACATTGAGAACCTGCCCCTGCAGCTTTTCCTATGCACCAAACTACATTATTTGGATCTAAGCTATAACCACCTGACCTTCATTCCAGAAGAAATCCAGTATCTGAGTAATTTGCAGTACTTTGCTGTGACCAATAACAAC atTGAGATGCTTCCAGATGGGCTGTTTCAGTGCAAAAAGCTGCAGTGTTTACTCTTGGGGAAAAATAGCCTGATGAGCTTGTCGCCTCACGTGGGTGAGCTGTCGAACCTTACTCATCTGGAGCTCATCGGTAATTACCTGGAAACACTTCCTCCTGAACTGGAAGGGTGTCAGTCCCTAAAACGGAGCTGTCTGATTGTCGAGGAGAATTTGCTCAATACTCTTCCTCCCCCTGTAACAGAACGTTTGCAGACATGCCTGGATAAATGTTGA